The Halostella limicola genome includes the window GGCCGCCGAACGCGTCGACGGTCTCCTCGACCAGCGACTCGACGTCCGACCGGTCGGTGATGTCCGCCTGCTGGGCGCGTACGTCGCCGTCCGCGATTTCCTCGACCTCCTCGCGGGCCGCTTCGAGGCGGTCCTCGCTCCGCCCGCAGATAGTCACGTTCGCTCCCTCGCGGGCGAGCGCTTTCGCGCTCGCGAGGCCCAGTCCGCTCGAACTCGCCGTTACCAGCGCCGCGTTGCCGTCGATTCCGAGGTCCATGCGCGTGTCAACGCGGGCCGCTCACTAATCGTTCAGGGCACCGGCAGTCCGGCGCGGCGGCCGAACGAGACGCTCCCCCGGTGACGCCGACGCTCGCTACGGCCGCCGAACGCGGACGCTCCCCTCGGCGGTGACGCCGACGAGCAGGGCCTCGCCAACGTCGCGCCCGCTGATCGCGTCGCCCGCCTCGTCGCTTATCACCTTCATCAGGTCCGGCGCGGTGTGGTCCACCTTCACGCCGGCCTCGTCGCAGGCGTCGTACACCATCTGGGGGACGTCGTACAGGTCCGTGCCGGGGTCGACCTCGACCTGAACCGGGGCCTTCAGCGCCTCCGCGAACGCCACCGTCTCGCGGGCCTTCTCGACGTTCGTCCGGGCGCTGGCCTCGACGCTCGAGACGTTCGCCCGCGAGGTGCCGAGCATCTCCGCGATGGTGGACTGAGGGACACCCCGCTGACGCAGGGCGAGCACCTCCGCCTGCCGCCGCGTCAGCACTCCCTCCTCCGGGTCGAAGCCGACCCGGTCGAGTAGCTCCTCGACGTCCTCCTCGGTCACCGGCGCGTCGTCGCGGTCGCTCATCGCTCGCCGATACGAACCCGAACGCGAAAAACTGTCGGGACTGTCCATCCCCGAGCGCGGCCCGA containing:
- a CDS encoding Tfx family DNA-binding protein encodes the protein MSDRDDAPVTEEDVEELLDRVGFDPEEGVLTRRQAEVLALRQRGVPQSTIAEMLGTSRANVSSVEASARTNVEKARETVAFAEALKAPVQVEVDPGTDLYDVPQMVYDACDEAGVKVDHTAPDLMKVISDEAGDAISGRDVGEALLVGVTAEGSVRVRRP